The following are from one region of the Syngnathus acus chromosome 19, fSynAcu1.2, whole genome shotgun sequence genome:
- the mbtd1 gene encoding MBT domain-containing protein 1 isoform X2 yields the protein MEDARDLAERTPRSERKRRDSFGMLDGYDSCSEESTSSSSSEDSEDEVVSSLPASLPIIKNNGQIYTYPDGKAGMATCEMCGMIGVRDAFYSKTKRFCSVSCSRSYSSNSKKASIMARLQGKPPTKKAKVLQKQPLVAKLAAYAQYQASQQNQAKSKAVVPSENFDWGHYICVNNTSGAPVSCFKHAPMGTCWGGIEQGVRIEVLNSDTNHSTKVYWIAEIVKLAGFKALLRYEGFDIDSSKDFWCNLCIPEVHPVGWCASSGKPLVPPKSIQHKHSNWKAFLVKRLTGAKTLPPDFNIKVVENTQFPFKKLMRVEVVDKNYLCRTRVALVEQVIGGRLRLVYEESQDGSDDFWCHMYSPLIHNIGWSRSIGHRFKRSDITKKIEGQIDAPPQIFQKVRDVDQSADWFKDGMKLEAIDPLNLSTICVATVRKVLADGYLMIGIDGSEAVDGSDWFCYHGTSPSIFPVGFCEINNIELTSPRGYTKLPFKWFDYLRETASIAAPVKLFNKEIPNHGFQRGMKLEAVDLMEPRLVCVATVTRIVHRLLRIHFDGWEDEYDQWVDCESPDLYPVGWCQLTGYQLQPPASQSTREMSQSLPKQKKKAQQYKGQKKNSLMQMKEEMMETDEFNFSQGNSDQESNGSGTFYIKQEP from the exons ATGGAAGACGCACGGGATTTG GCTGAGCGAACCCCACGTTCAGAACGCAAGCGGAGGGATTCGTTTGGGATGTTAGATGGCTATGACAGTTGTAGTGAGGAGTCCACCAGCAGCTCCAGCTCAGAGGACAGCGAGGATGAGGTGGTATcctctctccctgccagtcTTCCCATTATCAAGAACAATGGCCAGATCTATACTTACCCAGATGGAAAGGCTGGAATGG ccACCTGTGAGATGTGTGGAATGATTGGAGTCCGAGACGCTTTTTACTCTAAAACAAAGCGTTTCTGCAGTGTTTCTTGTTCCAGGAGCTATTCTTCTAATTCAAAAAAAGCCAGCATTATGGCGAGACTCCAG GGCAAGCCTCcaacaaaaaaggcaaaagtctTACAGAAACAACCTCTTGTGGCAAAGTTGGCAGCTTATGCTCAGTATCAAGCAAGTCAACAGAACCAGGCCAAATCAAAAGCTG TGGTTCCATCGGAAAACTTTGACTGGGGCCACTATATATGTGTCAATAACACGTCCGGAGCGCCAGTCAGCTGTTTCAAGCAT GCTCCCATGGGGACATGCTGGGGAGGTATTGAGCAAGGGGTGAGAATTGAGGTGCTCAACTCTGACACCAACCACTCCACTAAGGTTTACTGGATAGCAGAAATTGTTAAGCTGGCAG GCTTCAAAGCTCTTCTCCGTTATGAAGGTTTTGACATTGACAGCAGTAAGGACTTCTGGTGTAACCTTTGTATCCCTGAAGTTCATCCTGTGGGCTGGTGTGCTTCTAGTGGAAAGCCTCTGGTACCGCCAAAAA GCATACAACATAAGCATTCGAACTGGAAAGCCTTTCTCGTGAAACGTCTCACTGGAGCTAAAACGCTGCCGCCCGACTTTAATATCAAG GTGGTTGAAAACACGCAGTTCCCTTTTAAGAAGCTGATGCGGGTAGAGGTGGTGGATAAAAATTATCTATGCCGGACGCGAGTTGCCTTGGTGGAGCAAGTGATCGGAGGTCGGCTCCGGCTCGTCTACGAAGAGAGCCAGGATGGATCCGATGATTTCTGGTGTCACATGTACAGTCCTCTAATTCATAATATTGGATGGTCACGCAGCATTGGACATCGCTTTAAAAGATCCG ATATAACCAAGAAAATTGAAGGTCAAATTGATGCTCCCCCACAGATCTTCCAAAAG GTTAGAGATGTGGACCAAAGTGCGGATTGGTTCAAGGACGGCATGAAATTGGAAGCTATCGATCCCCTCAATCTCTCAACGATATGTGTAGCTACTGTTAGAAAG GTGTTAGCAGATGGCTATCTTATGATTGGAATTGATGGTTCTGAAGCGGTTGATGGATCCGACTGGTTCTGCTACCATGGCACCTCGCCCTCCATCTTCCCTGTTGGCTTCTGTGAAATCAACAACATTGAACTAACCTCCCCTCGAG GGTACACTAAGCTTCCATTTAAATGGTTTGACTACCTCAGAGAAACTGCTTCAATAGCTGCTCCTGTTAAGCTCTTCAACAAG GAAATTCCCAACCacggtttccaacgaggcatGAAGCTGGAGGCTGTTGACCTGATGGAGCCACGTCTGGTGTGTGTCGCGACAGTGACGAGAATCGTACATCGGCTCTTAAGGATCCACTTTGACGGCTGGGAAGATGAGTATGACCAGTGGGTTGACTGCGAGTCACCTGATCTTTATCCTGTGGGTTGGTGTCAGCTGACGGGCTATCAACTTCAACCCCCTGCTTCCCAGA GTACCAGGGAAATGTCTCAGTCACTACccaagcagaagaaaaaagccCAGCAGTATAAAGGCCAAAAGAAAA ACTCACTCATGCAAATGAAGGAGGAGATGATGGAGACGGATGAGTTCAACTTTTCCCAAGGCAACTCCGATCAAGAGAGTAATGGCTCAGGAACATTCTACATTAAACAGGAACCCTAA
- the mbtd1 gene encoding MBT domain-containing protein 1 isoform X1 — protein MEDARDLAERTPRSERKRRDSFGMLDGYDSCSEESTSSSSSEDSEDEVVSSLPASLPIIKNNGQIYTYPDGKAGMATCEMCGMIGVRDAFYSKTKRFCSVSCSRSYSSNSKKASIMARLQGKPPTKKAKVLQKQPLVAKLAAYAQYQASQQNQAKSKAVVPSENFDWGHYICVNNTSGAPVSCFKHAPMGTCWGGIEQGVRIEVLNSDTNHSTKVYWIAEIVKLAGFKALLRYEGFDIDSSKDFWCNLCIPEVHPVGWCASSGKPLVPPKSIQHKHSNWKAFLVKRLTGAKTLPPDFNIKVVENTQFPFKKLMRVEVVDKNYLCRTRVALVEQVIGGRLRLVYEESQDGSDDFWCHMYSPLIHNIGWSRSIGHRFKRSDITKKIEGQIDAPPQIFQKVRDVDQSADWFKDGMKLEAIDPLNLSTICVATVRKVLADGYLMIGIDGSEAVDGSDWFCYHGTSPSIFPVGFCEINNIELTSPRGYTKLPFKWFDYLRETASIAAPVKLFNKEIPNHGFQRGMKLEAVDLMEPRLVCVATVTRIVHRLLRIHFDGWEDEYDQWVDCESPDLYPVGWCQLTGYQLQPPASQSTREMSQSLPKQKKKAQQYKGQKKKRKIPVGRRPFSQAVRRRSFSGDEEQSPPFYHVEGPAQLQFRTHLHQTHKSDSLMQMKEEMMETDEFNFSQGNSDQESNGSGTFYIKQEP, from the exons ATGGAAGACGCACGGGATTTG GCTGAGCGAACCCCACGTTCAGAACGCAAGCGGAGGGATTCGTTTGGGATGTTAGATGGCTATGACAGTTGTAGTGAGGAGTCCACCAGCAGCTCCAGCTCAGAGGACAGCGAGGATGAGGTGGTATcctctctccctgccagtcTTCCCATTATCAAGAACAATGGCCAGATCTATACTTACCCAGATGGAAAGGCTGGAATGG ccACCTGTGAGATGTGTGGAATGATTGGAGTCCGAGACGCTTTTTACTCTAAAACAAAGCGTTTCTGCAGTGTTTCTTGTTCCAGGAGCTATTCTTCTAATTCAAAAAAAGCCAGCATTATGGCGAGACTCCAG GGCAAGCCTCcaacaaaaaaggcaaaagtctTACAGAAACAACCTCTTGTGGCAAAGTTGGCAGCTTATGCTCAGTATCAAGCAAGTCAACAGAACCAGGCCAAATCAAAAGCTG TGGTTCCATCGGAAAACTTTGACTGGGGCCACTATATATGTGTCAATAACACGTCCGGAGCGCCAGTCAGCTGTTTCAAGCAT GCTCCCATGGGGACATGCTGGGGAGGTATTGAGCAAGGGGTGAGAATTGAGGTGCTCAACTCTGACACCAACCACTCCACTAAGGTTTACTGGATAGCAGAAATTGTTAAGCTGGCAG GCTTCAAAGCTCTTCTCCGTTATGAAGGTTTTGACATTGACAGCAGTAAGGACTTCTGGTGTAACCTTTGTATCCCTGAAGTTCATCCTGTGGGCTGGTGTGCTTCTAGTGGAAAGCCTCTGGTACCGCCAAAAA GCATACAACATAAGCATTCGAACTGGAAAGCCTTTCTCGTGAAACGTCTCACTGGAGCTAAAACGCTGCCGCCCGACTTTAATATCAAG GTGGTTGAAAACACGCAGTTCCCTTTTAAGAAGCTGATGCGGGTAGAGGTGGTGGATAAAAATTATCTATGCCGGACGCGAGTTGCCTTGGTGGAGCAAGTGATCGGAGGTCGGCTCCGGCTCGTCTACGAAGAGAGCCAGGATGGATCCGATGATTTCTGGTGTCACATGTACAGTCCTCTAATTCATAATATTGGATGGTCACGCAGCATTGGACATCGCTTTAAAAGATCCG ATATAACCAAGAAAATTGAAGGTCAAATTGATGCTCCCCCACAGATCTTCCAAAAG GTTAGAGATGTGGACCAAAGTGCGGATTGGTTCAAGGACGGCATGAAATTGGAAGCTATCGATCCCCTCAATCTCTCAACGATATGTGTAGCTACTGTTAGAAAG GTGTTAGCAGATGGCTATCTTATGATTGGAATTGATGGTTCTGAAGCGGTTGATGGATCCGACTGGTTCTGCTACCATGGCACCTCGCCCTCCATCTTCCCTGTTGGCTTCTGTGAAATCAACAACATTGAACTAACCTCCCCTCGAG GGTACACTAAGCTTCCATTTAAATGGTTTGACTACCTCAGAGAAACTGCTTCAATAGCTGCTCCTGTTAAGCTCTTCAACAAG GAAATTCCCAACCacggtttccaacgaggcatGAAGCTGGAGGCTGTTGACCTGATGGAGCCACGTCTGGTGTGTGTCGCGACAGTGACGAGAATCGTACATCGGCTCTTAAGGATCCACTTTGACGGCTGGGAAGATGAGTATGACCAGTGGGTTGACTGCGAGTCACCTGATCTTTATCCTGTGGGTTGGTGTCAGCTGACGGGCTATCAACTTCAACCCCCTGCTTCCCAGA GTACCAGGGAAATGTCTCAGTCACTACccaagcagaagaaaaaagccCAGCAGTATAAAGGCCAAAAGAAAA AGAGGAAGATTCCCGTTGGTCGGCGACCCTTCAGTCAGGCAGTCAGAAGGAGAAGCTTCTCAGGGGATGAAGAGCAGAGTCCACCCTTTTACCATGTCGAGGGGCCAGCTCAGCTCCAATTCCGAACTCACCTCCACCAAACTCATAAATCAG ACTCACTCATGCAAATGAAGGAGGAGATGATGGAGACGGATGAGTTCAACTTTTCCCAAGGCAACTCCGATCAAGAGAGTAATGGCTCAGGAACATTCTACATTAAACAGGAACCCTAA